A genomic region of Runella rosea contains the following coding sequences:
- a CDS encoding SulP family inorganic anion transporter — translation MNKKLFPTTPAGRLKLFFTLFDSRWEDLTKDNWAKTVYRDFSAGLIVAMTAIPMAMGFAMAMGMRPEHGIIAGALACVVGRTFGGSKYQVYGPTAAFIPVIAGLITKYGPANGGDFETAHGFLILVSMISGVILIIMGIYGFGRYAKLVPNSIIVGFTIGIAVAIALTNVEDILGIESFKDLLGQDEDIKGGLIHNLTTAFGNIDKINGWSIFLGLMTFALTKTLLRISVFIPGPVIAMGLATLLSATFLADKNIILVKDLYGSIPNNFFVFTPPMLPALNGTVVVDIIYFVCAIVFVSGVESILCSSMADKLANNQRTPFNPDKEFFGQGMVQILTPLVQGFPCTGALARTATSIKAGAQTPLAGYFKAALKLAMAYNLAQYLELIPMACIGGILVWVASNMIKPSEIREIKHQGKFEFAMMTYTAFMVPLTDFLTGVLSALIIYFVVKAVFKRKTKDAPESALEVDTLINSQASGSPK, via the coding sequence ATGAATAAGAAATTATTTCCGACCACGCCCGCCGGCCGCCTGAAGCTCTTCTTCACCTTGTTTGATTCCCGCTGGGAAGACCTGACAAAAGACAACTGGGCCAAAACCGTTTATCGGGATTTTAGCGCGGGGCTGATTGTGGCCATGACGGCCATTCCGATGGCGATGGGCTTTGCGATGGCAATGGGAATGCGCCCCGAACACGGCATCATTGCGGGCGCATTGGCCTGCGTGGTAGGACGTACTTTCGGCGGTTCCAAATACCAAGTCTACGGCCCAACCGCCGCGTTCATTCCCGTCATTGCGGGCCTGATTACAAAATATGGCCCCGCCAATGGTGGCGATTTTGAAACCGCCCACGGGTTTTTGATTTTGGTTTCCATGATTTCTGGCGTCATACTCATCATTATGGGTATTTATGGTTTTGGGCGCTACGCCAAGCTCGTTCCCAACTCCATCATTGTGGGTTTTACCATCGGTATCGCGGTGGCGATTGCGCTCACCAACGTGGAAGATATTCTAGGCATCGAATCATTCAAGGATTTATTGGGTCAAGACGAAGACATCAAAGGCGGTTTGATTCATAACCTGACTACGGCGTTTGGGAACATTGATAAAATCAACGGTTGGTCCATTTTTTTGGGGTTGATGACTTTCGCTTTAACCAAAACTTTACTCCGAATTTCGGTATTCATTCCTGGGCCAGTCATTGCGATGGGACTGGCTACCCTGCTCTCGGCTACTTTTCTGGCCGATAAAAACATCATTTTGGTCAAAGACCTTTACGGCTCTATCCCCAACAATTTCTTCGTGTTTACGCCGCCCATGCTACCCGCTCTGAACGGCACCGTCGTTGTTGATATAATCTATTTTGTCTGTGCCATTGTGTTTGTGTCGGGCGTCGAAAGTATTCTTTGTTCATCCATGGCCGACAAACTGGCCAATAACCAAAGAACGCCCTTTAATCCCGACAAGGAGTTTTTTGGACAAGGAATGGTGCAAATCCTTACGCCGTTGGTTCAGGGTTTTCCCTGTACTGGAGCGCTGGCCCGCACCGCTACGAGCATCAAAGCAGGTGCCCAAACGCCGTTGGCAGGTTACTTCAAAGCAGCTTTAAAATTGGCCATGGCCTATAATTTGGCACAATACCTCGAATTGATTCCGATGGCTTGTATTGGGGGTATCTTGGTTTGGGTGGCGAGTAATATGATCAAACCCTCCGAAATCCGCGAAATCAAGCATCAGGGTAAGTTTGAGTTTGCCATGATGACCTACACGGCCTTTATGGTTCCGCTGACCGACTTCCTGACGGGTGTTCTGTCGGCTTTGATTATCTATTTTGTGGTAAAAGCCGTTTTCAAACGTAAAACAAAAGATGCGCCAGAGTCAGCGCTTGAGGTTGACACTCTGATTAATTCACAGGCCTCTGGTTCTCCCAAATAA
- a CDS encoding DUF4386 domain-containing protein: MHQTSPKMALMAGFSLIAMALIAGFAYGYGFENIYVANDGPATLKNLNESTALFRWVLFSFVIILMLDVVVAWALYLFFKQVNESLSLLSAWLRLVYAALLGVALLNLVGILPEVMGQPQSVSLTMTSFRAFLAMWSLGLIVFGGHLFLLGYLMLRSGFISKILGILMLVASVCYLFANVAQLLLPNYEHYKATVDAVLSAPMALGELGLAGWLVWKGGRGS; the protein is encoded by the coding sequence ATGCACCAAACATCCCCAAAAATGGCCCTCATGGCAGGCTTCTCACTGATTGCAATGGCCCTCATTGCGGGATTTGCCTACGGGTACGGATTTGAAAATATATACGTGGCAAACGATGGCCCCGCCACACTAAAAAACCTGAACGAATCAACGGCCCTGTTTCGGTGGGTGCTGTTTTCGTTTGTCATTATTCTGATGCTTGACGTGGTGGTGGCTTGGGCACTTTATCTTTTCTTTAAGCAGGTCAATGAATCGTTGTCGTTGCTTTCGGCGTGGTTGCGCCTGGTCTACGCCGCTTTGTTGGGCGTTGCGTTGTTGAATCTGGTGGGTATTTTACCAGAAGTAATGGGTCAGCCCCAAAGTGTGTCCTTGACCATGACCAGTTTTAGGGCTTTTTTGGCCATGTGGTCGTTGGGATTAATTGTTTTTGGCGGCCATCTGTTTTTACTGGGTTATTTAATGCTCCGGTCGGGTTTTATTTCCAAAATTCTGGGAATCTTAATGCTCGTAGCGTCGGTTTGTTACCTTTTTGCGAATGTGGCGCAGCTTCTTTTGCCAAATTATGAGCATTACAAAGCCACAGTAGACGCCGTGTTGAGTGCGCCCATGGCTCTTGGAGAACTGGGACTTGCGGGCTGGCTGGTGTGGAAAGGAGGGAGGGGAAGCTAA
- a CDS encoding tetratricopeptide repeat-containing sensor histidine kinase: MKQLSLIILFFTVCFRQVLGQVTETSIRAKIDKTLTFYESKKDSIKLMAEQIRADAQRIGLKKEALYYHRFMGFYYEYDGKIDLAVKSYLTLLKEAEKNQFFDEKYQAIGDLVNVYISTEQNEKAKMLLFKGVLEGQKEKANPRRLSTYYTNLGVIYRKESKFDSAFYYYTQALNIKKNIKDSVGIATVYINLATLLIKQGKYAQAKPYIEKNIAFHKAIHSDEDLWYDYGNMSEIYLKLNQRKEAEWYVNECLRIAKKSGSKTKEHISMNSLADLHRYFGDYKKAYEYYAIYDSLGKELINAETNKSIAQLREQYESEKKEQENKLLNQQLKQEQQQRLIFGISFLGVLLFSGVIGYFLVKNRQKNKILNEKNELIERQNTRLSDLNREKNQLISIVSHDLSTPFLVINTWNSILKMNLDAANTKALEAVQIIEKSVKQGMNLIQDVLNVEKAETNKHTLRLETFDLQTLMQEVLNEFAEAAHAKNIQLLFDPAPEPLHLLSDPHLVQRVLENLISNAIKYSNPNGRVWVNAEKKDDIMILHVKDEGIGIESKHLPHLFEKYNTASVATALKSSTGLGLSIVKRILDEIGGIILCKSEPGKGTEFTVRLAV, encoded by the coding sequence ATGAAACAGTTGTCGCTCATCATTTTGTTTTTTACGGTCTGCTTCAGGCAGGTACTCGGACAAGTTACCGAAACGTCCATCCGGGCAAAAATTGACAAGACACTGACCTTCTACGAATCAAAAAAGGACTCCATCAAACTGATGGCCGAACAAATTCGGGCCGATGCCCAGCGCATCGGATTAAAAAAAGAAGCCCTTTATTACCACCGTTTTATGGGCTTTTACTACGAATACGACGGCAAAATCGACCTCGCCGTCAAGTCGTACCTGACGCTTTTGAAAGAAGCCGAAAAGAATCAATTTTTTGATGAAAAATACCAAGCCATCGGCGACCTTGTTAACGTTTATATCAGTACGGAGCAAAATGAAAAAGCAAAAATGCTGTTGTTTAAAGGCGTCTTGGAGGGACAAAAAGAAAAAGCAAACCCCCGACGGCTGTCCACGTATTACACCAATCTCGGCGTGATTTACCGCAAAGAATCCAAATTTGACAGCGCCTTTTATTACTACACGCAGGCCCTTAATATCAAAAAAAACATCAAAGATTCAGTCGGCATTGCCACGGTGTATATCAACCTAGCTACGCTGCTCATCAAACAGGGAAAATACGCCCAAGCCAAGCCTTACATTGAAAAAAACATTGCCTTTCACAAGGCGATTCACTCGGACGAAGATTTATGGTATGACTACGGAAATATGTCCGAGATTTACCTTAAACTAAATCAGCGCAAAGAAGCCGAATGGTATGTAAATGAGTGCCTCAGGATTGCGAAAAAAAGCGGTTCAAAAACCAAAGAACACATCTCCATGAATTCCCTCGCCGACTTACACCGGTATTTTGGCGACTACAAAAAAGCCTATGAGTACTACGCCATTTACGATAGTCTGGGAAAAGAATTGATTAACGCCGAGACCAATAAATCCATTGCGCAACTAAGAGAGCAGTACGAATCCGAGAAAAAGGAACAAGAAAACAAACTCCTCAATCAGCAACTAAAACAGGAACAGCAACAGCGACTCATCTTCGGAATCAGCTTTTTGGGCGTGCTGCTGTTCTCGGGTGTGATTGGGTATTTTTTGGTCAAAAATCGGCAAAAAAACAAAATACTAAACGAAAAAAATGAGCTTATTGAGCGTCAGAATACCCGATTATCGGACCTAAACCGCGAAAAGAACCAGCTCATCAGTATTGTATCTCATGATTTGAGTACGCCGTTTTTGGTGATAAACACGTGGAATTCCATCTTAAAAATGAACCTAGATGCCGCCAATACCAAAGCTTTGGAGGCAGTCCAAATCATCGAAAAAAGCGTCAAACAGGGCATGAACTTGATACAGGACGTGCTAAACGTTGAAAAAGCAGAAACCAACAAACATACGCTCCGCCTCGAAACCTTTGATTTGCAGACCTTAATGCAGGAGGTGCTCAACGAGTTTGCAGAAGCAGCCCACGCCAAAAACATTCAATTGTTATTTGACCCAGCCCCTGAGCCTTTGCATCTCCTCTCCGACCCGCACTTGGTGCAACGGGTGCTTGAAAACCTCATCTCCAACGCCATCAAATATTCCAATCCGAACGGCCGTGTGTGGGTCAATGCTGAAAAAAAAGACGATATCATGATACTGCACGTCAAAGATGAGGGCATTGGCATCGAAAGCAAGCACCTTCCTCATTTATTCGAAAAATACAATACGGCCTCAGTCGCCACCGCTCTCAAGTCTTCTACGGGCTTAGGACTGAGCATTGTAAAACGGATTTTGGACGAAATCGGCGGTATCATTCTTTGCAAAAGCGAACCCGGAAAAGGAACGGAATTTACGGTTCGGTTGGCGGTGTAA
- a CDS encoding YHYH protein, whose protein sequence is MSLASCNSDDTDTTTPVSTEVPAVYKKIYGATSITSDGTYITIKTKNLPDHKSPYYAAGNALYEAYSGKTFSGVNFAKNPNTIAEYNATVKIPLNPKVDAAHAATPLGPIGIALNGVALFNQYAGPNNQALTGEIASFDKYYGHPQNTGVYHYHVEPLYLTTVKSTKSGLMGFLLDGFPVYGPQEENGTTVTSSMLDAYHGHTHPTADYPNGIYHYHFTADAPYLNGSGYYGTPGTITQ, encoded by the coding sequence ATGAGTTTGGCTAGCTGTAACAGTGACGACACCGACACCACGACTCCTGTTTCTACCGAAGTGCCTGCCGTTTACAAAAAAATTTACGGAGCCACGAGCATTACCAGCGACGGCACCTACATCACCATCAAAACCAAAAACTTACCCGACCATAAAAGCCCCTATTATGCGGCAGGAAATGCGTTGTATGAAGCTTACAGCGGGAAGACCTTCAGCGGAGTCAATTTTGCCAAGAATCCGAATACGATTGCCGAATATAACGCCACTGTTAAAATTCCGCTAAACCCCAAAGTGGATGCGGCGCACGCTGCCACGCCCTTGGGGCCCATCGGGATTGCACTCAATGGCGTAGCGTTGTTTAATCAATATGCTGGCCCCAACAACCAAGCATTAACGGGCGAGATTGCGAGTTTTGATAAATACTATGGACACCCCCAAAACACTGGCGTGTACCATTATCACGTTGAGCCGTTGTATCTGACCACCGTCAAATCCACAAAATCAGGCCTGATGGGCTTTTTATTGGACGGCTTTCCCGTGTACGGGCCACAAGAAGAAAATGGCACAACTGTGACCAGCAGTATGCTGGATGCCTATCACGGGCATACGCACCCCACGGCCGATTATCCAAACGGTATCTACCACTATCATTTTACCGCCGACGCACCTTACCTGAATGGAAGCGGCTATTACGGAACGCCAGGAACGATAACGCAATAA
- a CDS encoding LytR/AlgR family response regulator transcription factor translates to MILFTLTTFESGQYVDFEKVVCITGDGNYSFIHLVDGQKLLVSKCLEQLELRLPPSQFLRIHKRYLINLRFVESIFPKQIKLTDGKVYAVARRRWPSVHSYFKQNSRR, encoded by the coding sequence ATGATTCTCTTTACTTTAACCACCTTTGAGTCAGGGCAATACGTTGATTTTGAAAAGGTTGTGTGTATCACTGGCGACGGCAATTATTCCTTTATTCATTTGGTCGACGGGCAGAAATTGTTGGTGTCGAAGTGTTTGGAGCAACTCGAACTCCGCCTGCCACCCAGTCAATTTCTACGGATTCATAAGCGTTACCTCATCAATCTTCGTTTTGTGGAAAGTATCTTTCCGAAACAAATCAAGCTGACCGATGGCAAAGTCTACGCCGTAGCGCGTCGGCGGTGGCCGAGTGTCCATTCTTATTTTAAACAGAATAGTCGACGCTAA
- a CDS encoding RBBP9/YdeN family alpha/beta hydrolase, with product MIQYFTLPGYGNSPAQHWQTHFEQQLSNCRRINQKRWTGVTCDDWTSEIEKTLKDLDTSETILITHSLGGIALAHWAAKHPKKIKGAMIVAPPDIDNPYMDLSLQSFAPIPLQPLPFPSVVVASTNDLWTSMDRYKFFAESWGSKLVSIGDAGHINVHSGYGRWDEGLEILKTLV from the coding sequence ATGATACAGTATTTTACGCTGCCCGGCTACGGCAACTCTCCCGCCCAACATTGGCAAACTCATTTTGAGCAACAATTGAGCAATTGCCGACGAATAAACCAGAAAAGATGGACGGGTGTAACCTGCGACGACTGGACCAGCGAAATTGAAAAAACGCTGAAAGACCTCGACACCTCCGAGACAATCTTGATCACGCACAGCCTTGGCGGGATTGCCTTGGCACATTGGGCGGCCAAACATCCAAAAAAAATCAAAGGTGCCATGATTGTGGCCCCTCCCGATATCGATAACCCCTACATGGATTTGTCGTTGCAGAGTTTTGCGCCCATCCCGCTTCAACCCCTCCCTTTTCCGTCGGTAGTGGTAGCAAGCACCAACGACCTCTGGACTTCCATGGATCGGTACAAGTTCTTTGCCGAATCTTGGGGAAGTAAACTGGTCTCTATCGGCGACGCAGGCCACATCAACGTCCATTCAGGTTATGGACGCTGGGACGAAGGATTAGAAATCCTCAAAACCCTCGTTTGA
- a CDS encoding response regulator transcription factor: protein MIKLCLVDDHELLLRGLAAIIETQRDFEVIKTCTSGQDIIDFLGTKPSIDILVLDVNLPNSDPEDLLSKIRATHPELPVIYLTILRGSRLFHRLQKFGFHGYLFKDATYEEVFEAIRTVAGGGTYYAKNIELDFSKDQSIHQNGYITKNSGVILSKREKEILTLICQEYSSAQIAAKLFISVSTVDTHRQNIMIKLGVSNTVGLVKYAISYNLIEN, encoded by the coding sequence ATGATTAAGCTCTGCCTAGTAGATGACCACGAATTATTGCTGCGCGGACTGGCCGCCATCATCGAAACTCAGCGTGATTTTGAGGTGATTAAAACCTGTACTTCTGGCCAAGATATCATTGATTTTTTGGGCACAAAACCTAGTATAGATATTTTAGTACTTGATGTAAATTTACCCAACTCAGACCCCGAAGATTTGCTGTCAAAAATCAGGGCAACGCATCCAGAATTACCCGTCATTTACCTTACCATCTTACGTGGCTCACGCCTGTTTCATCGACTCCAAAAATTTGGTTTTCACGGATATTTATTCAAGGATGCTACCTACGAGGAGGTTTTTGAGGCGATTAGAACGGTGGCTGGCGGCGGAACTTACTACGCCAAAAACATTGAGCTTGACTTTTCAAAAGACCAATCCATTCACCAAAATGGATACATCACCAAAAACTCGGGCGTCATTTTGAGCAAACGTGAAAAAGAAATCTTAACCCTCATTTGTCAGGAATACAGCAGTGCCCAAATTGCCGCAAAACTCTTTATCAGCGTAAGTACTGTTGATACGCACCGGCAAAATATTATGATCAAACTGGGGGTGAGCAATACCGTAGGTCTGGTGAAATACGCAATCAGTTACAATTTGATTGAGAATTAA
- a CDS encoding toxin-antitoxin system YwqK family antitoxin has translation MKSYKTVFWFLLACSCSKPKETVPKTYLLRSSGSISVKNDIVFVDNQAYNGFLVELSPTHDTLALEGYYKGKLSGLYKKWYPNKQLREERNYLNGQKHGKQVSYWENGTKRFEFMAVNDAYEGELKEWSQNGKLYHLGTYVKGQEEGPQKMWYDNGKIRANYVIIKGKRYGLLGTKNCKNVSDSIFVVK, from the coding sequence ATGAAATCTTACAAAACAGTTTTCTGGTTTCTTCTGGCCTGCTCTTGCAGCAAGCCAAAAGAAACCGTCCCTAAAACCTATCTTCTCCGATCTTCGGGCAGTATCTCAGTAAAAAATGACATTGTTTTTGTGGATAATCAAGCCTACAACGGTTTTTTGGTGGAACTCTCTCCCACCCATGACACACTCGCCTTGGAAGGTTATTACAAAGGCAAGCTGAGTGGACTGTACAAAAAATGGTATCCAAACAAACAGTTACGGGAAGAAAGAAATTACCTGAACGGGCAAAAACACGGCAAACAGGTCTCTTATTGGGAAAACGGCACCAAACGATTTGAATTTATGGCCGTAAACGATGCCTATGAGGGTGAATTGAAGGAATGGAGCCAAAACGGGAAGTTGTATCATCTGGGTACTTATGTAAAGGGACAAGAGGAAGGACCTCAAAAAATGTGGTATGATAATGGAAAAATACGCGCCAATTATGTCATCATTAAAGGGAAAAGATACGGATTATTGGGCACCAAAAACTGTAAAAATGTATCAGACAGCATTTTTGTTGTTAAGTAG
- a CDS encoding tail fiber domain-containing protein produces the protein MQKLFFISIFGFLASNLLAQSVLITPNQMEAKQSTAGDNIILQGTNPPNIFSKRHNGTVALPTAVVSGDDIFALQGGGHNGTSFTESRGAIRFEATQNWNTTQNGTRLVFLTTENGFTTQLPRMIINQNGRVGIGTDNPLVDFEVAGNAGMGVRTYGAGNTYNSHIYGSHAGGTESSPSASTNDQILARFEGLGHNGSYFEEGARMEIRSKETWASAENGAEINFYTTPINNDIPLKRMTIAENGNIGINTDSPTYPLEVLATTDDGIAVKRFGDAPAFFGVSAGGNVNTPGPSLNGHILARFGARGYDGNNFTNAKARIEMRTTADWSPTSTGAAIDFVTTTAAGTTPVVNMTLSGPGNLGVGRLPTLSYRLEVEGNAYKTVGGGNWDSPSDRRLKKDITYLDSQEILQKVLQLKGANYRWIDEKKGKDLQFGFIAQELREVFPTKVQQHADGYLSATYGDFDPMLVESIKALKALIDEQREMIAEQRAEIDQLKTVVSAKNDLSNPSSRTKE, from the coding sequence ATGCAAAAGCTATTCTTTATTTCAATCTTTGGTTTTTTGGCCTCTAATTTGTTGGCACAGAGTGTGTTAATTACGCCCAATCAGATGGAGGCAAAACAAAGCACAGCTGGTGATAATATTATTCTACAAGGAACTAATCCGCCCAATATTTTTTCAAAACGGCACAATGGAACGGTTGCGTTGCCAACGGCGGTGGTTTCGGGCGACGATATTTTTGCGCTTCAAGGGGGGGGGCACAACGGTACCTCCTTTACCGAATCAAGAGGGGCGATTCGGTTTGAGGCCACCCAAAACTGGAACACTACTCAGAATGGAACCCGGTTGGTTTTCTTAACGACTGAAAACGGTTTTACCACTCAATTGCCTCGCATGATTATTAACCAAAACGGAAGGGTAGGAATTGGAACCGATAACCCACTCGTTGATTTTGAAGTGGCGGGCAACGCTGGTATGGGCGTACGAACCTACGGGGCTGGTAATACTTATAACTCCCACATCTACGGAAGCCATGCGGGTGGCACGGAGAGTTCCCCATCGGCCTCGACCAACGACCAAATTTTGGCCCGTTTTGAAGGCCTTGGCCACAATGGTAGCTATTTTGAGGAAGGAGCCCGCATGGAAATTCGGTCGAAAGAAACTTGGGCTAGTGCCGAAAATGGGGCCGAAATCAACTTTTATACTACGCCTATCAATAACGATATTCCCCTCAAACGGATGACCATTGCTGAAAATGGAAATATCGGCATCAATACCGATTCTCCGACCTATCCGCTGGAAGTGCTGGCAACGACCGATGATGGAATTGCCGTAAAACGATTTGGTGATGCTCCCGCATTTTTTGGGGTATCGGCAGGCGGAAATGTAAATACTCCGGGGCCTTCGCTGAATGGCCATATTCTGGCTCGCTTTGGGGCCCGAGGTTACGACGGAAATAATTTTACCAACGCCAAAGCGCGTATCGAAATGCGAACCACCGCCGATTGGAGTCCGACCAGCACGGGAGCCGCCATTGATTTTGTGACGACTACTGCCGCAGGCACTACGCCTGTGGTGAATATGACCCTTTCGGGGCCGGGTAATTTGGGTGTGGGACGACTGCCAACGCTAAGCTATCGACTTGAGGTAGAAGGTAATGCCTATAAAACCGTGGGTGGTGGCAACTGGGATTCGCCCTCTGACCGTCGTTTGAAAAAAGATATTACCTACCTCGACAGTCAAGAAATACTCCAAAAAGTGTTGCAATTGAAGGGCGCAAATTACCGTTGGATTGACGAAAAAAAGGGCAAAGACCTGCAATTTGGCTTCATTGCGCAAGAGTTGAGAGAGGTGTTTCCGACCAAAGTTCAACAACATGCCGATGGGTATTTGTCGGCTACTTACGGCGATTTTGACCCAATGTTGGTCGAATCCATCAAAGCGCTGAAGGCATTGATTGATGAACAGCGGGAAATGATTGCGGAGCAACGGGCAGAAATTGATCAATTAAAAACGGTTGTTTCAGCCAAGAATGACCTTTCAAATCCATCCAGCAGAACCAAAGAGTAA
- a CDS encoding putative quinol monooxygenase: MKILKSSICALLLMGMSLFESVAQNKPNEGKITVFIKYKTQPSKEDMALKALQELIAKVKKEPHYVSIVLHVDPNDKSNILLYEQWADEDYYKGAHMKTAHLLQFINDSRQFLAGPPDISFWKAQNLH; the protein is encoded by the coding sequence ATGAAAATTCTAAAATCCTCCATCTGCGCCCTACTTTTGATGGGCATGAGTTTATTTGAAAGCGTTGCCCAAAATAAGCCCAATGAGGGTAAGATAACCGTCTTTATAAAATACAAAACTCAGCCGTCCAAAGAAGACATGGCTTTGAAGGCATTGCAGGAGTTAATCGCAAAAGTGAAGAAAGAGCCCCATTATGTAAGCATTGTTCTGCACGTTGACCCCAACGATAAAAGCAATATTTTACTCTATGAACAATGGGCCGATGAAGACTATTACAAAGGAGCGCATATGAAAACCGCACATCTTTTACAATTCATCAATGATTCGAGGCAATTTTTGGCAGGCCCACCAGATATTTCATTTTGGAAAGCTCAAAACTTACATTGA
- a CDS encoding phospholipase D-like domain-containing protein produces MNDILTNGAEIKQRIISEIQKASQNIFLAMAWFTDRDIANAIITAKNRNITVDIILSSNAQNETVKQMFRAENVSIHAFETGDERGMMHHKFCLIDNRISINGSYNYSYNASNNNVENIQVSDDQNTYRQLFAEFERLKYNIDHQIDVNISSANPMEQVITKTKTVQPVNTADSFSQQLSNLIYATANINTENYRKQGYDNSKDSAGNIEIFSTNYGEIKEQIKTYATDDTLSSKKSVITQNINSAFESKKAELEIDKKNELKSVNSNHEIELKQINSKISEIKQEKSIFESGNQTTGEKGLLQINNEIEKNRLERNLLESSFVIKKFWTAGTIFKIAVLGILVFYLSIFFASAMYKVFFEGNIIRNSLEAGVNPGLPQIVDANAILKIFKTQGALFGIMALFFFLIPVLLSNLKLIGSKKDWVNTLCFWVGILVFDIVVSIMVAMNTDEIKNLLIGQQSQLKIWEVPAHGEFWLIFVFGMLPLIITHFIIEAIVNAYQKSQRETVDAEKSKQIEMLDKALLDLNLQKDLLSNKIKEKDDLLKQKNTELERLEKEINNQQNNIENIFTELLKNIRAIHDDFITRITSGKIFTDEILNSVSTAYKSGYIEYLPELYAEKEVANRVRQIEQVINNNNR; encoded by the coding sequence ATGAATGACATTTTAACGAACGGAGCAGAAATTAAGCAAAGAATAATTTCTGAAATTCAGAAAGCAAGCCAAAACATTTTTCTTGCAATGGCTTGGTTTACGGACAGAGATATTGCTAATGCTATTATTACTGCAAAAAACAGAAATATTACAGTTGACATCATACTATCATCAAACGCCCAAAACGAAACGGTTAAACAAATGTTCAGAGCCGAAAACGTTAGTATTCACGCATTTGAAACAGGTGATGAAAGAGGAATGATGCATCACAAATTTTGTCTTATTGACAATAGGATTTCCATAAATGGTTCTTACAATTATTCTTACAATGCAAGTAACAACAATGTTGAGAACATTCAAGTATCAGATGACCAAAACACATACCGACAATTGTTTGCTGAATTTGAAAGACTTAAATATAATATTGACCACCAAATAGATGTAAATATAAGCTCAGCAAATCCGATGGAACAAGTTATTACAAAAACAAAAACCGTTCAACCTGTAAATACGGCTGATTCTTTTTCTCAACAATTATCCAATTTAATTTATGCTACGGCTAACATAAATACCGAAAATTATAGAAAGCAAGGTTATGACAATTCAAAAGATAGTGCAGGAAATATAGAAATTTTTAGCACAAATTATGGAGAAATTAAAGAGCAAATTAAAACGTATGCAACTGATGACACATTGAGTAGCAAAAAAAGTGTGATAACTCAAAACATTAATTCAGCATTTGAAAGTAAAAAAGCTGAACTAGAAATAGACAAAAAAAATGAACTTAAATCAGTAAATTCTAACCACGAAATAGAGTTGAAACAAATCAACTCAAAGATTTCAGAAATAAAACAAGAAAAATCAATTTTTGAATCAGGAAATCAAACCACAGGAGAAAAAGGGCTTTTACAAATCAATAATGAAATTGAGAAAAATAGACTTGAACGAAACCTATTAGAGTCGTCTTTTGTGATAAAAAAGTTTTGGACAGCAGGAACAATTTTTAAGATAGCAGTTTTAGGTATTTTAGTTTTTTACTTATCAATATTCTTTGCTTCGGCAATGTATAAAGTATTTTTTGAGGGAAATATAATTCGTAATTCTTTGGAAGCAGGTGTAAATCCAGGGCTTCCACAAATTGTTGATGCAAATGCAATTTTGAAAATATTTAAAACACAAGGAGCATTGTTTGGCATAATGGCATTATTTTTCTTTTTAATCCCTGTGTTATTGTCTAATTTAAAATTAATCGGCAGTAAAAAAGATTGGGTAAATACGTTATGTTTTTGGGTAGGTATTTTAGTTTTTGACATTGTTGTATCTATTATGGTTGCAATGAATACCGATGAGATAAAGAATTTACTAATTGGTCAACAATCTCAATTAAAGATTTGGGAAGTTCCTGCACACGGTGAATTTTGGCTCATTTTTGTTTTCGGTATGTTGCCTTTGATTATCACACACTTTATCATTGAAGCCATTGTAAATGCTTACCAAAAGTCACAGCGTGAAACTGTTGATGCAGAAAAAAGTAAACAGATTGAAATGTTAGATAAAGCATTGCTTGATCTTAATTTGCAAAAAGATCTTCTTTCTAATAAAATTAAAGAAAAAGACGATTTGTTGAAACAAAAAAATACCGAACTGGAACGATTAGAAAAAGAAATAAATAATCAACAAAATAATATAGAAAACATTTTCACTGAACTACTGAAAAATATAAGAGCAATTCATGATGATTTTATCACACGAATAACAAGCGGAAAAATCTTTACAGATGAAATTTTAAACAGCGTTTCAACTGCGTATAAATCAGGATATATTGAATACTTACCTGAACTTTATGCTGAAAAAGAAGTAGCAAACAGAGTTAGACAAATTGAACAAGTAATAAACAACAATAACCGTTAA